ATCGCTGAATTTTACGCTCGGTAGGCGGATTTCCTTTTTGCACTTCCGCCCCACACGTAGCCAACGACTCTTCGGTATGCGCCTTAGAAGACCCGGTAGCACCGCCACAACCGTCGCGGCCGGTTCGCCCGCCCACCAAAATCACTACATCCCCAGGCTGCGGCTGCGCGCGAACCACGTTTTCCTTAGGCGCCGCCGCCATCACCGCGCCAACTTCCATACGTTTAGCCACAAAACCTTCGTCATAGAACTCGCTCACCTGACCAGTAGCCAGACCAATCTGATTACCGTAAGAGCTGTAGCCTGAAGCCGCGCCTGTAGTAATCTTGCGCTGCGACAGTTTTCCCGGCAATGTCTCCGCCAACGAACGACGAGGATCGCCGCTGCCGGTTACCCGCATGGCTTGATACACATAGGAACGCCCAGAAAGGGGGTCACGAATAGCTCCGCCCAAACAGGTGGCGGCACCACCAAAAGGCTCGATTTCCGTCGGGTGATTATGGGTTTCATTTTTGAACATTACGAGCCATTCTTCGGGTTTGCCGTCTACGTCGGCTTCCACCACAATGCTGCAGGCATTGATCTCATCAGAAGCGTCCAAATCATTCAACAAGCCCCTCCGACGCAGTTCCTTCATCCCCAAAACCGCCACATCCATCAAACAAACATCGCGATCTTTCTCTTTGGCGCCGTAAACCTTGCGCCGCGTAGCAAGATAAGCGTCGTAAGCCGCCGCAATTCGTTTGCCATAGCGACCTTCGCCAAAGCGAACCTCTTCCAAACAAGTATGAAACGTCGTATGACGACAATGATCTGACCAATACGTGTCCAGCACGCGAATTTCTGTCAGCGTAGGCTCGCGTTTTTCTTGGGTTTGAAAATATTCTTGGCAAAAGCGCAAATCCGCCGCGCTCATAGCCAAACCCAGTTCAGCGTGCAAGACCGTTACCGCCGCCTCATCTAATGCTAAAAAGCCGGTCAGCACCGCCACATCGTCCGGCTGCACCAGTTCTTCTTCCAAAGTAGACGGTTTTTCCAGAGCCGCCTCGCGCGCTTCTACAGGGTTGATGCAGTACGCCTTGATTCTGTCCAATTCTTCCGCTGTTACAGCTCCACCCAGCGCCAGCACCTTGGCAGTACGGATCTGAGGCCGCTCTCCTGCCGACAAAAGCTGCAAACACTGCGCCGCAGAGTCAGCCCGTTGGTCATACTGGCCTGGCAGATATTCCATGGCAAAAAAAACGGTTTCCGGCCATACTGGCAAGGCCTCTTCGTAGACATCATCCACCATAGGCTCGACGAACACCAGCGATTTCGCCTGTTCCCATTCCTTCTCGCCTAAACCAGCCACATCATACCGATTGAGCACTCGCACACTGCACAAGGAAGACAAGCTGAGATTCTCCCGTAAATCCGCTAAAATACCTGCTGCCTCCACCGCATGGTCTGCTCGTTTTTCAACGAAAATTCTTTTTACTGCCGACACGCAAACGCCTCCTAAACCGAACATTATAGTATTCTTTATAAGAAAAAAAGCCAATTTCACCCTTGTTGCACCGCCAGTTTATCATGAATGTTCAGGCCTTGCAAGAGAGATTCGTTCGCTTTATTCCGTGCTTTTTCATAAAAGCAGCGTCAAACTTTCGGTATTCTGCGTCCTGAAAAAATTTCCGCCATTTCTTTTTTTACACGCTGTTTGATTTTTTTCTTTTCCCCGGGCAACAGTTCGTTTTTATCGGTTCCGAACAAGTACGTATCCAGATCAAAGTCCTTCAGCAGCATTTTTGTATGAAAAATATTCTCCTGATAGACATTTACATCAATCATTTGATACAAATTGCGAATTTCCGGATCAATGTAGTTTTGAATGGAATTGATTTTATGATCAATAAAATACTTTTTCCCTTTAATGTCCCTTGTAAACCCGCGCACCCGATAATCCATAATGGCAATATCCGAACAAAAGCTGCGCAGCAAAAAGTTCAAGGCCTTCAGCGGCGAAATATGGCCGCAAGTCGATACATCAATATCGGCTCGAAACGTGCTAATCCCTTTGTCTGGATGGCTTTCTGGATACGTATGCACCGTAATATGGCTTTTATCCAAATGCGCCAATACAGTCTCCGGTTGAACCTCCATATGTTCTTCTGCAATCAGCATGGTCACGCTAGCTCCTTGCGGGTCATAATCTTGTTTGGCAACATTCAAGACATTAGCGCCAATCATGCCTGCTACTTCTTCTAAGATGCTTGTCAGCCGCTCCGCGCTATATTCTTCATCAATGTAGGCAATATAATCCCGCATGTGTTGCGGGGTCTTGGCATAACAAATATCATATACATTAAAGCTCAAGGTTTTTGTCAGATTATTAAAGCCATACAACTTAAGCTTTTTCAGGCTTTTAATTTCCATTTCCACACTCCTTCTTCCGGTCCTACGCTGCTAAAAATTGATTCCCTTTTATTGTAACGAGATCTGGACAAATACTCAATATCATGCCAGCATTTTCTGAAGGAGGCATCGCCTTGCATGACGAATAATATCGTTATTGACTAGTTAGATTAGCAGCAAGAAAGAGGAGACCTGTATGCAAAAGCTTCCAATTGCCGACCTCAAAGCCGGCATGTTAACAGCCCGCTCTATTTTGGGCACCGACGGCCGCCTGCTGCTGGCACAGGATACGGTCCTGACGACCGCTTATATTGACCGTATGAAGGAATTGGGGGTTGCAGCAATTTACGTGCAAAATCCCTATTTGAAAGATATCAAAGTGCCTGAGCTGGTCCGCGATGAGACACGCTACGTCGCTATGCAAGCGGTAAAGGAGTGTTTTGCCACCCTGCGGGATCGTCAGGTTTTTTCCGCGTACGCCGTCATCGCCGCCGCCGATCAGCTGGTTGAAGAAATCATGGCAAACGGCAACGTACTTGTCCATCTCACCGATATCCGCGTACATGACGACTACACCTTTGCTCACAGCGTCAATGTCGCCATCTTATCTGCGCTTACCCTATTGCACATGGGGTATAAGGAAAAAGATCTCCGCATAGCGACCTTGGGCGCGCTGCTCCACGACGTGGGCAAAATGCATATTCCTTTGGAAATTTTAGTGAAACCCGGAGGACTTACCACAACAGAAATGGACATCATGCGCCAGCATGCCGAGCTTGGTTTCGACATTCTGCGACATGGTGAAAAAATCCCTCTCTTATCCGCTCATGTGGCTTTGCAGCATCACGAAAAAAATGACGGCACTGGTTATCCGCGTGGCTTAATCGGCGACAGCATTCACCCCTTCGCTCAAGTCACCAGCATTGCCGATGTCTATGATGCAGTCACAAGTGACCGGCCCTATCGCTTAGGCATGGCCCCCGACCAAGCGTACGACCTCCTGCAAGCCTTATCGGGAAGCCATTTTTCACCGCAAGCCTTAACGGAATTTTTCGCTCATTTAGCTACCTACCCTGTCGGCTCTTTTGTGTGCCTAAACACGGGCGCTTTCGGCATTGTACTGGATGTCCCTTCCAAGCTTCCCTGCCGGCCCTTGCTCCAATTGGTCACCGACGAAACCGGCCTGCCTTTAAGTGAACACGTAACCTTAAACCTAACGGAAAATTTGACCGCCAAAATAGTTCGCTTGCTTACGCCAAGGGAAATTTCCGCACTCCCCCTTTGCCACGCCTAGGCATCCAAGGAGGCTGATCTCTATGCAAGAAAGAATACGCCTGCTGCGCGATACCTCACCCGATTCCGGTCCTATTGTATACTGGATGAGCCGCGAACAGCGCTGTTATGACAACACTGCGTTAGTGCATGCTGCTGCGCTTGCTTCATCGCTGCAGCGTTCTTTAGTAGTCGTTTTTTGTTTGAGTCCTTCTTTTTTACAAGCATCTCGGCGTCATTATGACTTCATGCTCCAAGGCTTGGCAGAAACAGAACACGAACTAGCAGCCTTAGGCATTTCTTTTCAACTGTTGCCAGACGCCGCCCCCAAAATTTTGCCGTCTTTTTTAAAAGGACAAAAGGCGGCTTTTCTAGTTTGCGATCTAGATCCCCTTCGCCTAAAGAGGCTATGGCTAAAGGAAATCTTAGCACAAACAAGCCTGTCTGTGGCGGAAGTAGACGGCCACAACATCGTGCCGCTTTGGCTGGCGTCAGGCAAACGTGAATATGCCGCTTACACGCTGCGACCCAAGTTGCACCGTCTCTTGCCCTATTTTGCAACCACCCCTGTAAGCATCACACCGCAAGGTCCCCCGCTTGCGCCGCGCACGCCTTGGGAAAAATGGCACACCTTGGACAACCGCAACGTCGGTCCTTCTCCCACAACATGGCTGCAACCAGGAAGCCGCGCCTCCTTGAGAAGACTGGACTCTTTTCTTCAGCATACTCTCTCTGGTTATGCTTGGAGACGAAATGATCCAAACCTGCCTGGTCAATCCCAGCTTTCACCTTATTTGCATTTTGGCCAGCTTTCCCCGCAACGCGTTGCCTGGGAAGTACGCCGCTTATTCCCCTCAGGTAGCCCGGACAGCGACGCTTTTCTAGAAGAGCTCGTCGTCCGGCGTGAGTTGGCTGATAACTATTGCTTCTATACGCCAGACTATGATCAAACAACAGCCTTCCCAACTTGGGCACAAACGACTTTGGAAGAGCATCTCAGCGACCCTAGACCAGCAACGTATCTTTTTTCCCAACTAGAAACTGCGACTACCGCGGATC
This genomic window from uncultured Anaeromusa sp. contains:
- the speD gene encoding adenosylmethionine decarboxylase, with translation MEIKSLKKLKLYGFNNLTKTLSFNVYDICYAKTPQHMRDYIAYIDEEYSAERLTSILEEVAGMIGANVLNVAKQDYDPQGASVTMLIAEEHMEVQPETVLAHLDKSHITVHTYPESHPDKGISTFRADIDVSTCGHISPLKALNFLLRSFCSDIAIMDYRVRGFTRDIKGKKYFIDHKINSIQNYIDPEIRNLYQMIDVNVYQENIFHTKMLLKDFDLDTYLFGTDKNELLPGEKKKIKQRVKKEMAEIFSGRRIPKV
- a CDS encoding deoxyribodipyrimidine photo-lyase; amino-acid sequence: MQERIRLLRDTSPDSGPIVYWMSREQRCYDNTALVHAAALASSLQRSLVVVFCLSPSFLQASRRHYDFMLQGLAETEHELAALGISFQLLPDAAPKILPSFLKGQKAAFLVCDLDPLRLKRLWLKEILAQTSLSVAEVDGHNIVPLWLASGKREYAAYTLRPKLHRLLPYFATTPVSITPQGPPLAPRTPWEKWHTLDNRNVGPSPTTWLQPGSRASLRRLDSFLQHTLSGYAWRRNDPNLPGQSQLSPYLHFGQLSPQRVAWEVRRLFPSGSPDSDAFLEELVVRRELADNYCFYTPDYDQTTAFPTWAQTTLEEHLSDPRPATYLFSQLETATTADPLWNAAQNELVQTGKMHGYLRMYWAKKILEWSSQPQEALDIAILLNDRYSLDGRDPNGYAGIAWSIGGVHDRPWPSRPVFGKVRSMTFGGAKKKFDIAKYIAAHSPDSL
- a CDS encoding HD-GYP domain-containing protein — protein: MQKLPIADLKAGMLTARSILGTDGRLLLAQDTVLTTAYIDRMKELGVAAIYVQNPYLKDIKVPELVRDETRYVAMQAVKECFATLRDRQVFSAYAVIAAADQLVEEIMANGNVLVHLTDIRVHDDYTFAHSVNVAILSALTLLHMGYKEKDLRIATLGALLHDVGKMHIPLEILVKPGGLTTTEMDIMRQHAELGFDILRHGEKIPLLSAHVALQHHEKNDGTGYPRGLIGDSIHPFAQVTSIADVYDAVTSDRPYRLGMAPDQAYDLLQALSGSHFSPQALTEFFAHLATYPVGSFVCLNTGAFGIVLDVPSKLPCRPLLQLVTDETGLPLSEHVTLNLTENLTAKIVRLLTPREISALPLCHA